The Photobacterium sanguinicancri genome includes the window ACGGTCTACACGCTCGATGATTTCCGCTAAGCGATTCACCACCGCGGCACGACCCGTGATCATAATGATATTCGCAGGATCGTAATGCACGACGTTACCCGCCCCGGCATTATCATTCAGCTGGCGTAGTAGCGGCGACAGTTCACGTACCGAAACATTACGTACCGCAATAACACGAGTAACAACCGCATCACCCGTTACTCCGTCTTTGCCATCTACAACGGGAATGGCTGAAATCTTGGCGTCTTTATCACGAATAACTTTAAGAACACCGTTCTCCATCTCAACCACAGCAAAACCGTAGACTTCCAATACATTTAAGAAGAATTGATAATACTGTTCATCATTAAGCAAGTCGTAACTACGCACATTGACTTGTCCACGAACCGCAGGATCAACAATGATAGTCTTTTCAAGGTTCCGTCCAACTATGTTGATGAACTCTTGAATATCAGTACCTTTAAAACTGGCGCTGAATTCACTGGCTGATACGGTGCCACATAGCAAACTACCAAGTAGCAGCCAAGCGCGCTTATTCATCCATCTTTTCACTAATCTCTCCTGCGTATTACGCATGCTTGCTTTGGTTGCTACTGCAACTCAATATAAATATCGTGTAACTGACCTTCACGCTCTACTGTCAAAGTAAAACTGGTCGCTTGAGATAGCTCAGTCCAGAGCTTCGCCATCACGGTTGGATCGGTTAAATCATTGCCATTTAAGCTAACGGCTAAATCATTGGCTTTTAAACCAACGGCGTCGAATAACACTCGCTCTTTACCAGGGTTAACGCGGTAACCTATCAGATCACCATCTTTTTTAACTTGAGAAAGGCGAATGTAACTAAAGAGGTTTTGCGGCTTATCGAGGATTTCTTGCTTAATCTTGCTCAGTTGCTCACCGGATACATTGCTTTGGCGATCTTTCGTTTGTGGCTTAGCTCGAGAAACAGGTGCAGCTCGTGACTGGGCTTTACCAAATTCCACACCATCAAGCATCAAAGTTTCATCTCGCCCGCTATTACGAATAATGACACGATCCGCATACACAGCTTGCAATGTTGCACGCGTACCATCAATTGCTTCGCTCAAGCCGTAGGTGTTTTGTTTTCCCTGATGCGCGATAACAGCAAGAGTCGTTTTGGTCTGAGAGCTCGCAACAACCCCAACCAAACGTAAATTCAGCCGTGTTTGAGGGGCATCTTGCTTAACAGGTTCTTGTTTAACAACTGCCGCACCTTGCTGATAGTTACCAAAAAGATTCATCGCAAGAATATCAGACACTTTTAAACCAGCTTGCTGACTGCTTGCCGATGCTTGAACTTGCGGTTGCCAACGTGAAACCGCCGTAGTGGGTTGTACCGCAGCCCAAATTAAACGCCCAAGGATCCATGCAAACATCACCACCAAAAGCCACGTTATACCGCGGGTTAATGTTTTTGTAGAAACGGGTCTTTTGTTGGGCAACATACCCAACCATTTTGATACAACCATATAAAATCCGTATTGAGTTGTTTTATAAAGCTACGTTATATGTGTGACGGACGATACAGAATACTCTGAGACAGGACAGTACACAGCTATTCTTTGCATGATCCACGTAATATACCAGAGCAGATCACGAAAAAAACACACTAGCTATCAATAGACTAGCCATTTAGGAGAATTAATTCCCATTTTAGCGTTGAAAACTCGATCATATATCACCATTTACTTGTCTTAACCCACAGCTGACGCTATCGCAGTAATATGCTATTTTTAGCGCCAAATTTTGGTAAGGAGCACGTTGTGAGCAACCGTTCAAGCGCATCAGAAGATACCCAAGTTCGCCTAGATAAATGGCTTTGGGCTGCCCGTTTTTATAAAACACGCTCAATCGCCCGTAATATGGTTGATGGTGGCAAGGTGCATTACAACGGCCAACGTTCAAAGCCAAGCAAAGTGGTTGAACTTGGTGCTGAAGTTCGAATACGACAAGGTAATGAAGAAAAAACCATCGTTATCATTAAATTGTCGAGTGCTCGCCGCGGCGCTCCCGAAGCACAAACTTTGTATCAGGAAACAGAAGACAGCATTAAACAACGCGAAGAGCATGCTAAATTGCGTAAGCTCAACGCCTTTGATAATCCAAGTCCTGAGAAACGTCCTGATAAGAAACAACGACGCGATATAATTAAATTTAAGAGCAGTAACTAAATTACCTGCTGGAGAAGACATGAACATGACAAACGACAGTCTCTATCGTTACCTATTTGAAGGTGTTTCTGTACGTGGTGAATTGGTACAGCTTGCTGACACCTACCAACAAATCATTTCCAGCAAGGAATACCCAGCACCGGTACAAAGCTTGCTTGGTGAACTCCTCGTTGCAACTAGCCTTCTTACGGCAACTTTAAAGTTCGAAGGTTCAATTACCGTTCAGCTTCAAGGTGACGGCCCGATCAAATTGGCAGTGATCAATGGTGATCACGACCAAAAAATGCGCGGTGTGGCTCGTTGGGAAGGAGATGTACCAACGACAGGTAACATCCACGATCTGCTTGGTAAAGGCCATATGGTTATTACCATCACCCCAACAAAAGGTGAACGCTACCAAGGTGTTGTTGGCCTTGAAGGTACAACACTGGCTGAGTGCCTTGAAGGTTACTTCGCTAATTCTGAACAGCTAAAAACGCAAATTATCCTGCGCGTTGGTGAGCACGAAGAAAAAGCGATGGCAGCAGGTATGTTGTTACAAATCATGCCGGATGGCCAAGGTAGTGCTGATGATTTCGATCACCTGTCTCAACTCACCAGCACAGTGAAGAACGAAGAACTATTTGGCTTAAAAGCAGAAGACGTTCTGTTCCGTCTCTATCACCAAGAAGAAGTGAAGCTGTTTGAACCACAACCCGTCGAATTCCACTGTGGTTGTTCACGTGAACGTAGCGCTTCGGCAATTTGTTCGGTTGAGCGAGTAGAAGTAGAGAAAATCTTAGCGGAAGACGGTAAGGTTTCTTTACACTGTGATTACTGTGGCACAACCTATGACTTTGATAGTGTTGACGTTGCAGCGCTGCATGAAAATGCAACAACAGGCGACAACCAAGTACACTGATTAATTTTTGTCCCGTATTAACTGACAGAAAAAATGATAATAGCCGAATTTAATTCGGCTATTTTTTTAACTGAAGCACACTTCTAGCCCTGCCTTACATTCATTTTTCACGCCTAAATATCGCTTTTTTCAAGAGAAATATTAATTTCGAGACCTAGCGCAAACGCGTAACACACCTGTAAACTAACAACCCCAATAGCATTAAATAAA containing:
- the gspC gene encoding type II secretion system protein GspC, whose amino-acid sequence is MVVSKWLGMLPNKRPVSTKTLTRGITWLLVVMFAWILGRLIWAAVQPTTAVSRWQPQVQASASSQQAGLKVSDILAMNLFGNYQQGAAVVKQEPVKQDAPQTRLNLRLVGVVASSQTKTTLAVIAHQGKQNTYGLSEAIDGTRATLQAVYADRVIIRNSGRDETLMLDGVEFGKAQSRAAPVSRAKPQTKDRQSNVSGEQLSKIKQEILDKPQNLFSYIRLSQVKKDGDLIGYRVNPGKERVLFDAVGLKANDLAVSLNGNDLTDPTVMAKLWTELSQATSFTLTVEREGQLHDIYIELQ
- the hslR gene encoding ribosome-associated heat shock protein Hsp15, with the translated sequence MSNRSSASEDTQVRLDKWLWAARFYKTRSIARNMVDGGKVHYNGQRSKPSKVVELGAEVRIRQGNEEKTIVIIKLSSARRGAPEAQTLYQETEDSIKQREEHAKLRKLNAFDNPSPEKRPDKKQRRDIIKFKSSN
- the hslO gene encoding Hsp33 family molecular chaperone HslO → MTNDSLYRYLFEGVSVRGELVQLADTYQQIISSKEYPAPVQSLLGELLVATSLLTATLKFEGSITVQLQGDGPIKLAVINGDHDQKMRGVARWEGDVPTTGNIHDLLGKGHMVITITPTKGERYQGVVGLEGTTLAECLEGYFANSEQLKTQIILRVGEHEEKAMAAGMLLQIMPDGQGSADDFDHLSQLTSTVKNEELFGLKAEDVLFRLYHQEEVKLFEPQPVEFHCGCSRERSASAICSVERVEVEKILAEDGKVSLHCDYCGTTYDFDSVDVAALHENATTGDNQVH